AATTGCTGAATAATTTGGTTCTTTAACAGAATCTAAAATTGTTTCTTCGACTTTTAGTGATTCTTTTAAACTGTTGTACGCAGTTACTAATGCACTATTTTTTGTATCGAAATCTTTTTTAGCCATATCTGCATTAGCAATAGCGGATTGTAATTTGGTTCTAGCTTCATTAAGATTTTGTGTTGTTGAAGAAGAATTACTAAGAACGGTTTTAGCAGCAAGAAATGCATTTTTCAAATTATCTTGAATTTTTGCATAATCAGCATAAAGACCAGTGTTTTGAGTCTCTGAGTCTACTAATGACATTAAAGCAGTTTTAGCAGCTGCTAATTCTTGAGCGGGAGTAAGTGGAGCTGGAGTTGGAGTTGTTGGTGTTGCTGGGGTTGATTTTGAATTTGGATTTTGATTAGCATTAATAGCTCGACTACAACTAGCAGCTGCTAACATTACAAATGAACCAATACCTAATAAACTAACAAACTTTAATATGTTTTTTCTCTTCACTTAAAGTAAGACTTGATTAAATTGTTTAAAATACATCTTAATCAAAGACGAATATATAAAGTTCAATAAGTAATAAATCAGGTTGATTTTCACCGATGTAGCCAGAACACTGAACGTTTAAGAACTTCTTCTTCTTCTTCTTCTTCTTCTTCTTCTTCTTCTAGAAAATAAGGGTTTTGAATAATTTCAATAGTTGATCCATCACAGATTTATATATTATTAAAAAATACCAGAACCTATTATAGATTCTGGTGCTAATAATTTTATTTAACTAACTCAGCGTTTAAACATAAATGTTATTTTTAAAAAATAAATCGAAACATTTATATTCTTGACCATTTTCTTAAGAATCTTGCTGACTGTTTTCATTCAATCTGTTAGCAGTTTGATTCATTAACGTGAATGTTAAGTTACCTATAAATGGTGTGTCTCCTCTTGCGATACTTGAAACCCCACTAACAATAATTTTATTTAAACCTTGTTTTAAGTTTATAGCTCTTTGCATTTCTGTTCCTGTAGTTCCATTTTGAATCATGGTATCGTTTTTACTGGTATCAAAACTTCCTAATGTTTCTCAATTATTTTGTTTTAAATCAGTTATTGTTACTTCACTCATCATGTTATTAGTTGTTTGAGTTGAGAATTTTAAAGCTCTTGGCATATTCATGGTTCCTTGTAAATATTGACCGCTAATGTAATAATTACCATCTTGTGGAGCGTTTACATAAATTGTAAAGGTTCTTTTGATACCATCTATGTTGGGGCTTGGTCTGTTATTTTCTAGCGTTGATTGTCTGATACGATTAGTACCACCAAAACGAGGTTGATTACCACCAATTAAACCAACTAAATAAACAGGGGTTTTATCATCTGTTAAATTTGTAAATTGACGAACATACATATTGTAGCTAGTAGCAAGACTATAACCTTTCAGTAGATCTACTGTAACAGCTGTTTTACTAGCTTCTTTTGATGTTGTATTTCCAAAAATACTGTCGTAAATTAGCTTTCTATTAGCTTCATTATCAGATGAAGTTATGTACATATTCCCAATCATTGGTGCAACCTTCATCATATTTTCGCCCATTCCTTGCGGAACACTAAATTCAATCGTATTTAAATTGAATTTAAGATTAGATAAAGCAATTTTAGCAATCTTAATATCAGAAACAGTAGGTGCTTCGTTTATTATAGTGGTTGAAGGTGTTGTTGGACTATCAGTCGTTTCTGAATGTTCACCAGTTTCTTCTGGTTTTTGTTTTTTAGAACCTTCTGTTTCGATCGATGATCCATAGCCAGTAGATTCAGATTGAGTTACCTTTTTAAAATCAATAGTTTTTGCTTCTTCGCCGTTCAACTTATATTGCAATGCAACATTACTTTTATCAGAATCTTTAACTAACTTATACGGGAAATACAAGTATGCTGTTGGTGATGCTCCAAAATAACGGAAACTTAATGTGTATTTTGCATCAACATTGTTTAAATTGTAAATTCAAGAAACATTCGTTAAAGGTGAAGAGTTTTCTCCAGTATTAGTAATTGGAAGAGTAGTAGTATTACTATCTTCAGCTGCTCAAACCGTTCTTTGCGCAAAGTCAAAATTAACATTATCTACATCAACACTATACCCTACAAAACTTCAATTTCCTGGATGCACTTTACTATTAGATTCACTTACACCAGTAATGTCTTTTTTAAGAATAGATTGATTGATGAAACTATTAACTAAATTATCTGCATTTCGTTTCCACATTACATTTCTAGAAATTGCAGCAGTAAGATTTTGGTTAATTGTCATTACGTTTTCAACATTAAGAGCGCTGTCAGTAATTGGGATTAAAGTAGTTTCAACAATAGTTTTAGCTTGATTGTATAAGTTGACGAAATTAGTTTTAAGCGCTGCATAATTTGGTTCTGATACAGAATCTAAATTGGTTTTCTGATTTTTTAACGCCTCTTTTAGAGCATTATATGCAGTTACTAAATCAACATTCTTTTCGTCAAAATCAGTTTTCTCTTTATTAGCATTAGAAATAGCAGATTCTAATGTTGATTTGGCATCTTTAAGACTTTGAGTTGTTGAATCAGATTTATCAACAGTTGCTCTAGCAACAGCGAACGCATTTTTCAAAGTATCTTGAATTTTCGCATAATCTGCATAAAGTGCAGTATTTTCATTTTCAGTATCAACTAATGTTGATAATTGATTTCTAGCTGATCTTAATTCTGTATCAACTGCATTCGTCATGTCTTGGTTGATATTAGTATTATCATTACCACTAGGCATGTCCATCATTGCTGACCCACCAAGTTCTGTTCTAGAACTAGGATTTTGTGTTGGACTAGCTGCTTGACTACAACTAGCAGCAGCTAACATTACAAATGAACCAATACCTAATAAACTAACAAACTTGAATATATTTTTTCTCTTCACTTAAAGTTAAACTTAATTAAGTTATTTAATACAAATCTTAATCAAGAACGAATATATAAAGTTCAATAAGTAATAAATCGGATTGATTTTCACCGATCTCACCAAATCACAAAGTGTCTAAGGTCTTCTTCTTCTTCTTCTTCTTCTTCTTCTTCTTCTTCTTCTTCTTCTTCTAGAAAATAAGGGTTTTGAATAATTTAGATTCACAACCCATCACAGGAATACATTTTTATTAAGAAAATAAAAAATCAGAACCTTTTATAGATTCTGATACTAATAATTTCTGGTGCTAATAATTTTATTTAACTAACTTAGCGTTTTATTTAAATACAACATTTATTGGATTTATCATTAATTTTCCTTATCAGCACCTTTCACTTGAGGTTGATTAACTGATGCATTCATCAATGTAAAAGTTAAATTACCAATGAAAGGAGTGTTTTCTCTTTCTACTCCACTAATAATAATTTTGTTGAGACCTTTTTGAAGCATCAAGGTTTTATTCATTTCATTGTTTGGAGTAATCATAGTATTTGAATCACTTGTATCAAACTTATCTAACGAAGTGAAATTTTCTTTTGCTTGGACTTGAATTGTTACAGAGTTGCTAGACATGTTTGTTGTTGCAAATTTTAAGGATCTCATTTGAGTCTTAGACGAAATGTAAGATCCACTGATATAGTAATTACCAGTTTCTGGAGCATTCACATAAACTGACAACGTACTAGTTTCAGCAAATGAAGAAGGAGTGCTTTGTTTATTTGTTAAGCTCTCTATTTTAGTCTTATTATTTGTAGTGAAGCGAGGAGTAGTACCACCAATCAATCCAACTAGATATACGGGGTTTTCAGTTTTCAAATTCGTAAATTGGCGAATATATGTATTGAAGTTAGCAGCAAGACTATAACCTTTTAGTAGATCAACAGTAACAGTAGATGGACTAGTTTCTTGGTTGTAACTGTTACCAAATAGATCTGCATAGATTTTATCTTCATTAGCTTCATCATCAGATGAAGTAATATACATGTTACCGATCATTGGAGCAACTTTAGAAGGCTGATTATCTCCAGTTTGTGTTGGAACTCTGAATTCAACAGTGTTAATACCAAACTTTAAATCTGTTAATTGAATTTTAGCAATCTTAATATCACCAACTGTTGGGGTTGCAATTCTGATAGTAGTTTCAGGCATAGCTTTATCAGCACTAGCTTCTTCTGGAGTTTGAGGTGATCCAGTTTGTGCATCAGACATTACTGCACGTTCTGCACCAACTGTACCTGATTGCTCACTTGCCGTTCCAAATTCAATAACTTTCTCTTCTCCATCATTTAATTTATATTGAAGAGCTACTTGATCATTACTATTAACTAACTTATAAGGGAAATATAAATAAGCTTTATTAGAAACTCCAAAATAAGGAAAGCTTAATTTATATTTAGCTTCAGGACCAGTTAAACTATAAATTCATGAAACAGATGATAAGGGAGTAGAGTTTTCTGCATTGTTAGGTATAGCTGTTACAGTAGCTCCACTATCTGGAGCAGTTCAAACTACTCTTTGAGCAAAGTTTCAGTTAGGAGTAACGTTCATATTAGAAGAAGTTGAACCTGTTGTTAACTGATCTGTTCCAATATCAACACTATAACCTACAAAACTATAGTTACCTGGTTGTGGCATAGTGTTTGATTGATTAGTTCCTGCAGTTAGATCTTTTTGAACTAAAGTTCTTTTAACAAAACTATTTACTAAATTATCTGCATTAATTTTTCACATCTCATTTCTTGTAATTGCATTAGAAAGAGGTTCACTAACTGCAGTGACGCTTGTAAGTACAGGACTATTTCCTTCAATAGGAATTAAAGTAGATAGAACGATTGGTTTAGCTTTCTCATATAGTCCTTTAAGATTATCTTCGATCGCTTTATAATTTGCGTTTGCTGCTAAAGAATCTAACATAGTTTTTTCATCTTTTAATGCATCTTTAAGAATAGTATATGCAGCTACTAATTTATCGTTTTTAGTATCAAAATCAGTTTTCTCTTTTTCGGCATTAGAAATAGCAGATTCTAATGTTGCTTTAGCATCTTTAAGACTTTGTGTTGTTGAATCAGACTTACCTACAACTGCTCTAGCAACACCAAATGCTTCTTTCAAAGTCTTTTGAATCTTTGCATAATCTGCATAAAGTTCAGTAGTTTTAGACTCAGAATCAACTAAGGTTGAGAAAGAAGCTCTAACAACACTTAATTCTCTAGCAGCAGGATCCATCATTGTTTCTGTACTACTTGGATTAGCGTTT
The Mycoplasma tullyi genome window above contains:
- a CDS encoding FIVAR domain-containing protein, coding for MKRKNILKFVSLLGIGSIVMLAAASCSQAANPTQNPRSATPNDGNANPSSTETMMDPAARELSVVRASFSTLVDSESKTTELYADYAKIQKTLKEAFGVARAVVGKSDSTTQSLKDAKATLESAISNAEKEKTDFDTKNDKLVAAYTILKDALKDEKTMLDSLAANANYKAIEDNLKGLYEKAKPIVLSTLIPIEGNSPVLTSVTAVSEPLSNAITRNEMWKINADNLVNSFVKRTLVQKDLTAGTNQSNTMPQPGNYSFVGYSVDIGTDQLTTGSTSSNMNVTPNWNFAQRVVWTAPDSGATVTAIPNNAENSTPLSSVSWIYSLTGPEAKYKLSFPYFGVSNKAYLYFPYKLVNSNDQVALQYKLNDGEEKVIEFGTASEQSGTVGAERAVMSDAQTGSPQTPEEASADKAMPETTIRIATPTVGDIKIAKIQLTDLKFGINTVEFRVPTQTGDNQPSKVAPMIGNMYITSSDDEANEDKIYADLFGNSYNQETSPSTVTVDLLKGYSLAANFNTYIRQFTNLKTENPVYLVGLIGGTTPRFTTNNKTKIESLTNKQSTPSSFAETSTLSVYVNAPETGNYYISGSYISSKTQMRSLKFATTNMSSNSVTIQVQAKENFTSLDKFDTSDSNTMITPNNEMNKTLMLQKGLNKIIISGVERENTPFIGNLTFTLMNASVNQPQVKGADKEN
- a CDS encoding FIVAR domain-containing protein; this encodes MKRKNIFKFVSLLGIGSFVMLAAASCSQAASPTQNPSSRTELGGSAMMDMPSGNDNTNINQDMTNAVDTELRSARNQLSTLVDTENENTALYADYAKIQDTLKNAFAVARATVDKSDSTTQSLKDAKSTLESAISNANKEKTDFDEKNVDLVTAYNALKEALKNQKTNLDSVSEPNYAALKTNFVNLYNQAKTIVETTLIPITDSALNVENVMTINQNLTAAISRNVMWKRNADNLVNSFINQSILKKDITGVSESNSKVHPGNWSFVGYSVDVDNVNFDFAQRTVWAAEDSNTTTLPITNTGENSSPLTNVSWIYNLNNVDAKYTLSFRYFGASPTAYLYFPYKLVKDSDKSNVALQYKLNGEEAKTIDFKKVTQSESTGYGSSIETEGSKKQKPEETGEHSETTDSPTTPSTTIINEAPTVSDIKIAKIALSNLKFNLNTIEFSVPQGMGENMMKVAPMIGNMYITSSDNEANRKLIYDSIFGNTTSKEASKTAVTVDLLKGYSLATSYNMYVRQFTNLTDDKTPVYLVGLIGGNQPRFGGTNRIRQSTLENNRPSPNIDGIKRTFTIYVNAPQDGNYYISGQYLQGTMNMPRALKFSTQTTNNMMSEVTITDLKQNNWETLGSFDTSKNDTMIQNGTTGTEMQRAINLKQGLNKIIVSGVSSIARGDTPFIGNLTFTLMNQTANRLNENSQQDS